GTGATTAATATCTAATTTTATCTCAGTATTTAAAGTTTTTAACTCATCTTCAAAAAACCCATCATAATTTTTGTATATTTGTTGCATCTTATCACCAAGAAAATATAGGTTGGAAGTGGTATCGATGACTGCTTTGTAAAACATTCTTAATACGCTGGAAGCTGAATCTTGGTATTCATCGATAAAAATCCTTTGATATTTTTGAGTGATCCTTTTTTTAATCTTTGGAAACTTATCAAAAATCTTTTCAGAGAATAATATTAAGCTATCGTGGGATAATCCTCCTTTGTATAAATGATCGTTTGCAGATTCGTTATAATAAATAGATTTTATATTGTTTTTAATAACTTCAAATGATAAAGTACCATGCTTATCAATATACCTCTGATTTCTAGCAGTTATGTTTTCTTTTTGTTTCTCATTCACTATATCGTTCCTAATTAAATCTCCAAAAACTTCAAAGTACAAATCTACTATTTCACTCTTAGAAAAATAAATATTTACAAAACTGTGAAGAAACGAGTGGATTGTACTTATATAAATACCTTTTGAATTTATATCTTTTTTAAGCTCTTCTGCAGCTCTTTTAGTATAAGTAATGCAGAGAATATTATTTTCAGGAAATTCTACTTTATGGCTTATAATCATGGACTTTATTTTAGTCGTTTTCCCACTACCTGCTGGAGCGTTGACTAAAAAGATATTATTTATTAATTCTGCAACCAATTTAATCCCTCCTCTATATAATCAGGAAGCATTTTTTCTATCAAACCGTTTAGAATAACAGAATACATAAAATCAGTCTTTCCATTTTCAGTGTGTTTCACAATTTCTCTAATACTGTACTTTTGATCCAAGTTTGAATCATCTGGTTCAAGAGTTTCAGGGGCAGATTCATCCCTTTTTGGCTTAACAGGTTTTGGAACAGTATATTTGAGCTTATCATTTTCTCTAAGTTGAATCCATTCATCTCTATTTTTTCTTTCTAAAACATTGAAGCCATAATGTTTAGCCAGCATGGCTTCTTCTAAAGTGCGTGCATAATCTTCTGTTTTTCCTTGATAATTAACTAGAGCTAGTCCTCCGAACAATTCATTTCCCCCAGTTTCTTTCCATTCATATAAATTAGGTACTGTTGGAGAATCGATTCCTGTTGACTCAAGGTAGTAACTATTAATAGTTGCATTTGTGGTTAAAGATGCTATTACTGCTTCTACAGTATCTGCATCTTTTTTATAATCTAAATCAGTTAAAATAAGTGTCTTGATATTGAGGAACTTAATTATTTCGCTATATTTATGTGCATATGCACCGCCAACCTGTACAAATGCTATATATTTCTGATTAAGCTCTTCATATTTATCCAGGGTCAATAACTTCCTTATAAGCAGCCTTTCTGTATCACCCTCGTATAAAATAACCCTATCTGCAAAAACTATGTCCGAAAATCCAATTTCATAAAACCAATTATAGAAATTATCGAGAGTGGCGTCACCGCTTATACTATCTTTAAACGATGAAAAGTCATAAATTTTACTTGCTAGATGATTTAATGGTCGTGAAACTCTAAGATTTTTCATCTCAGTTAGACGTACCATTTCTCCAGAATGAGTACTTATTAAGCCCTGAATCTTTTTCTCAAAAAAATATTTATTAAGATACTTACCAAAGATTCTTTGCATTTGGGGATGCATATGTGACTCGGGTTCCTCTACAACAAATATATTGACCAATAAGGGGTCTATTTTACGTTTATATGATTCTAGTTGCAAAAGAATATATATCATATTACTATATCCCAATCCTTGAGATGCCTCATTAAGATAATAACCTTCGTATTTATATTTTGTATTGGTTATTTGATTAAGTAGAGTAGTTATTGTATCTTCATTAATATCTATATCAAGAATCATGCTAGCTGTATTACCACCATTTGCAGTAGCAATAGTTTTAACTGCTTCGCTAAGCCCCTTTATGGATGCATCTCGCACTAAATCTATAATTTTCGCATCTTGTATAGGACTAAGTATCTTATCTGGTAAATCCGCTAATAAAGTACTAAAACTTTCATTATGTTTAGCAAGCTCCACCATATTTTTACTTAGACTCCTGTAATTCCCGTTATTTTGATCATCTAGGGATCTGCCTGCATTAATATATTTATAATTGAAAAGTCTTCTGAAAGTAGATAACTCAATCTCTACTTTGTTTGTATAGTCGCTATCGCTAAAAAAACATTTCTCAAGGATACTTGCTTCATATGTAGACAGTATTATCTCTTTAAATTGCTCAATTTTTAAAGTGGGGTCTTCTGAAGTATTTATTTTAATAAATCTATCCTTTAATTTTTTTAGATTAATTTCTAGTGCTTGACTAAAGGATATTTTAGTCGGCTGAAATAAGTGTTCAAAATAAACACTTTTATTATCTGGATTCAAATCCATAATAAAATCGGCAAAATTCCTAATATCGTCGCTTTCATTATAATCGACTCTAAATCGTATTGATGTCGCAGGAATAAGTAAATCTCCGCTACTAGTAGGTAAATTTGTATCAAATAATTTATTTACAATCATTTCTATTGTCGCTAATACATCTTGATTCTCTTCAAAACATTCTATAAATATAGGACATACTTTATCAACCCATTTTTTAGAAAGCTGAACGGGTATGTCTGAGATACAAAATGGAGTTTTACCATTTTGTAATATTGAGCCTATTAAATTTATCATAGAGGTCTTACCACTATTATTGGCACCCGCAAGCAAAGTAACTTCATCCGCCATAGAAAAAAATTCACCTTGAAATTTTCTATAATTTTGTATAGTTATTTCTTTCAAAAGCAATTTAAATAACCCCCATCTACATATTTAATTACATTTTTCAATTAATTACACTTTACCAGTAAATACCTGTTTTAGTATATAGCGAAAATTTATTGTCGGTTAATTTGTCGTATAATCACCTTATTTAAAGAAGAATTAATTGATATATTCTATTAATTCTTTTTTAAAAGCTTTGTTATTCACTAAGAAACTCAGTAACGAACTTTTTCTTTACTTTATCTCACTTGCTATGAAATCTTCTAAGATCCAATC
The nucleotide sequence above comes from Psychrobacillus glaciei. Encoded proteins:
- a CDS encoding AAA family ATPase; the encoded protein is MLLKEITIQNYRKFQGEFFSMADEVTLLAGANNSGKTSMINLIGSILQNGKTPFCISDIPVQLSKKWVDKVCPIFIECFEENQDVLATIEMIVNKLFDTNLPTSSGDLLIPATSIRFRVDYNESDDIRNFADFIMDLNPDNKSVYFEHLFQPTKISFSQALEINLKKLKDRFIKINTSEDPTLKIEQFKEIILSTYEASILEKCFFSDSDYTNKVEIELSTFRRLFNYKYINAGRSLDDQNNGNYRSLSKNMVELAKHNESFSTLLADLPDKILSPIQDAKIIDLVRDASIKGLSEAVKTIATANGGNTASMILDIDINEDTITTLLNQITNTKYKYEGYYLNEASQGLGYSNMIYILLQLESYKRKIDPLLVNIFVVEEPESHMHPQMQRIFGKYLNKYFFEKKIQGLISTHSGEMVRLTEMKNLRVSRPLNHLASKIYDFSSFKDSISGDATLDNFYNWFYEIGFSDIVFADRVILYEGDTERLLIRKLLTLDKYEELNQKYIAFVQVGGAYAHKYSEIIKFLNIKTLILTDLDYKKDADTVEAVIASLTTNATINSYYLESTGIDSPTVPNLYEWKETGGNELFGGLALVNYQGKTEDYARTLEEAMLAKHYGFNVLERKNRDEWIQLRENDKLKYTVPKPVKPKRDESAPETLEPDDSNLDQKYSIREIVKHTENGKTDFMYSVILNGLIEKMLPDYIEEGLNWLQN